A genomic window from Flavobacterium azooxidireducens includes:
- a CDS encoding energy transducer TonB yields the protein MKLLICLLAFTLTSFAQTNAEYAKKLNHTVSGEKVYLESEVDIKPKLMYGENAMQRYIARNLKQDIKEPLVPKIVCSFIVEIDGTISDIQVLNSISAHYKAQTIKVFTKFDEPWYPAVKDKKQVRCQYVYTIN from the coding sequence ATGAAATTATTAATATGCCTATTAGCATTCACGCTCACTTCCTTTGCACAAACCAATGCGGAGTATGCCAAAAAATTAAATCACACCGTTTCCGGAGAAAAAGTCTATTTGGAAAGCGAAGTCGATATCAAACCCAAATTAATGTATGGTGAAAATGCGATGCAACGATACATCGCAAGAAACCTAAAGCAAGACATTAAAGAACCCTTAGTTCCCAAAATTGTATGTAGTTTTATTGTAGAAATCGACGGAACCATCTCCGACATCCAAGTATTAAATTCTATCTCAGCTCATTACAAAGCACAAACCATCAAAGTATTCACCAAGTTTGACGAACCTTGGTATCCTGCCGTCAAAGACAAAAAGCAAGTGCGTTGCCAATATGTTTACACTATCAATTAA
- the clpB gene encoding ATP-dependent chaperone ClpB, whose product MNLKNLTIKSQEALQQAQQIAQGFGQQQLENEHIFKGILEVDENVAPFILKKMNVNVNLFSQILDSTILSFPKVSGGEIMLSREAGTMLNEASIIAKKMNDEYVSIEHLLLAIFKSKSKVAQILKDQGVTEKGLEAAISELRKGERVTSASAEETYNSLNKYAKNLNELAKNGKLDPVIGRDEEIRRVLQILSRRTKNNPMLVGEPGVGKTAIAEGLAHRIVDGDVPENLKDKIVFSLDMGSLIAGAKYKGEFEERLKSVVKEVIAAEGDIVLFIDEIHTLVGAGGGEGAMDAANILKPALARGELRAIGATTLDEYQKYFEKDKALERRFQKIMVDEPDTESAISILRGIKEKYETHHKVRIKDEAIIAAVELSQRYISNRFLPDKAIDLMDEAASKLRMEINSKPEELDVLDRKIMQLEIEIEAIKRENDESKLKILGLELANLKEERNEIFAKWKSEKEVVDNIQNVKIEIENFKLEAERAEREGDYGKVAEIRYGKIKEAQERLDKLQIQLQENQSGTSLIKEEVTREDIAEVVAKWTGVPVTKMLQGERDKLLKLEDELHHRVVGQEEAIEAISDAVRRSRAGLQDMKKPIGTFLFLGTTGVGKTELAKALAEYLFDDENAMTRIDMSEYQERHAVSRLVGAPPGYVGYDEGGQLTEAVRRKPYSVVLLDEIEKAHPDTFNILLQVLDEGRLTDNKGRVADFKNTIIIMTSNMGSHIIQEKFENLSGGIEAATEAAKVEVLGLLKQTVRPEFINRIDEIVMFTPLSNANIREIVGLQLKSVTKMLAQQNITMDATPEAIDYLAKKGYDPQFGARPVKRVIQREVLNKLSKEILSGTVKTDSIILLDSFNNELVFRNQSELVK is encoded by the coding sequence ATGAATTTAAAAAATTTAACCATTAAATCGCAAGAGGCTTTGCAACAAGCTCAGCAAATTGCACAAGGTTTTGGTCAGCAACAACTGGAAAACGAACATATTTTTAAAGGAATTTTAGAAGTTGATGAAAACGTTGCTCCGTTTATTTTGAAAAAAATGAATGTGAATGTCAACTTGTTTTCACAAATTTTAGATAGTACGATTCTAAGTTTTCCAAAAGTTTCCGGGGGCGAAATTATGCTTTCCCGAGAAGCAGGAACGATGTTGAACGAAGCTTCCATCATTGCTAAAAAAATGAATGATGAATATGTTTCAATCGAACATCTACTCTTAGCCATTTTCAAATCCAAAAGTAAAGTCGCTCAGATTTTAAAAGACCAAGGTGTAACTGAAAAAGGTTTGGAAGCCGCCATTTCTGAATTGCGAAAAGGCGAACGAGTAACGTCTGCTTCTGCCGAAGAAACGTATAATTCTTTGAATAAATACGCCAAAAACCTCAACGAATTAGCCAAAAACGGCAAACTCGATCCCGTAATTGGTCGTGATGAAGAAATTCGAAGAGTATTGCAAATTTTATCCCGAAGAACCAAAAATAACCCTATGTTGGTTGGTGAACCCGGTGTTGGTAAAACCGCCATCGCTGAAGGTTTAGCCCACCGAATTGTAGATGGCGACGTTCCCGAAAACCTAAAAGACAAAATCGTTTTTTCGTTAGATATGGGTTCGCTAATCGCCGGTGCAAAATACAAAGGTGAATTTGAAGAACGCTTGAAATCCGTTGTCAAAGAAGTCATTGCTGCCGAAGGCGACATTGTCTTATTCATTGATGAAATCCACACGTTAGTTGGTGCCGGCGGTGGCGAAGGTGCGATGGATGCCGCAAACATTTTAAAACCAGCTTTGGCTCGTGGCGAATTGCGTGCGATTGGTGCAACGACTTTAGACGAATACCAAAAATATTTTGAAAAAGACAAAGCTCTAGAAAGACGTTTTCAGAAAATTATGGTCGATGAACCGGATACTGAAAGTGCGATTTCGATTTTACGTGGAATCAAAGAAAAATATGAAACGCATCATAAAGTGCGAATTAAAGACGAAGCGATTATTGCTGCCGTAGAATTATCGCAACGCTATATTTCCAACCGATTTTTACCGGACAAAGCCATTGATTTAATGGATGAAGCCGCTTCGAAACTTCGAATGGAAATCAATTCAAAACCCGAAGAATTGGATGTGTTGGATCGTAAAATAATGCAATTGGAAATCGAAATTGAAGCAATTAAACGCGAAAATGATGAATCGAAATTAAAAATTTTAGGATTAGAATTAGCCAATTTAAAAGAAGAACGCAACGAGATTTTTGCCAAATGGAAATCCGAAAAAGAAGTTGTCGATAACATCCAAAACGTGAAAATTGAAATTGAAAACTTCAAGTTAGAAGCTGAACGTGCCGAACGTGAAGGCGATTACGGAAAAGTAGCCGAAATCCGTTACGGAAAAATCAAAGAAGCTCAAGAACGTTTGGACAAATTACAAATTCAATTGCAAGAAAATCAATCCGGAACTTCATTGATTAAAGAAGAAGTAACCCGTGAAGATATTGCCGAAGTCGTAGCCAAATGGACCGGCGTTCCCGTGACCAAAATGCTGCAAGGTGAACGCGATAAATTATTAAAATTAGAAGACGAATTACACCACCGTGTCGTTGGTCAGGAAGAAGCCATTGAAGCCATTAGCGACGCCGTTCGCAGAAGCCGTGCTGGATTACAAGACATGAAAAAACCCATCGGAACGTTTCTTTTCTTAGGAACAACCGGTGTCGGAAAAACCGAATTAGCCAAAGCGTTAGCCGAATATTTATTTGATGACGAAAATGCAATGACCCGAATCGATATGAGCGAATACCAAGAACGTCACGCCGTAAGTAGATTAGTAGGTGCTCCTCCGGGATATGTGGGTTATGACGAAGGCGGTCAGTTAACCGAAGCCGTGCGTCGCAAACCGTATTCAGTAGTATTATTAGATGAAATTGAAAAAGCTCATCCTGATACTTTCAACATATTATTACAAGTGTTGGATGAAGGTCGATTAACCGATAACAAAGGTCGCGTAGCCGATTTCAAAAACACCATTATCATTATGACGTCAAATATGGGAAGTCATATTATTCAAGAGAAATTTGAAAATCTCTCCGGTGGAATTGAAGCGGCAACCGAAGCCGCCAAAGTAGAAGTGTTAGGTTTATTAAAACAAACCGTTCGTCCCGAGTTTATCAATCGTATTGATGAAATCGTAATGTTCACACCATTATCCAATGCAAACATTCGAGAGATTGTTGGTTTGCAATTAAAAAGTGTCACCAAGATGTTAGCTCAGCAAAACATCACAATGGATGCCACTCCGGAAGCAATTGATTATTTAGCGAAGAAAGGCTATGATCCACAATTCGGAGCAAGACCGGTGAAACGAGTTATTCAACGCGAAGTATTAAACAAATTATCAAAAGAAATTTTGAGCGGAACCGTAAAAACCGACAGCATTATTTTGCTCGACAGTTTCAACAACGAATTGGTTTTTAGAAACCAAAGTGAATTAGTAAAGTAA
- a CDS encoding TlpA family protein disulfide reductase: MRISLFFLLLVNLSFSQKVNFETTVDDAFHKAKKENKLVFIEYYNEECTICKSIEPLFSNKEMADFYNKNFINYKINTKGGLQGKDSLFMAETKIKFQGVPYFMFFDQNKNFIHYSGAKSDVNYLLNIGKTALNPEERTGSLKAKYDAGDRTIKTLYAYADVALLYQDDELGNLILNELFEIYPKQNLGTRQSYLILKNSVFSIDNGFFIYWYQNRSNLKDFEKGSKSGEEIKVLERIVLESIQKQKANWDLNQIKKAKEYTVGLGLSKSGNDFLWEEEAQLLIKNNQHSEAVLLMQSLLEESKNNLFSTLYMTEIFINFTQDKTTLQTILSELEKLTKQEMDVEQKADLYYQQLLCLKKLKEDKRFAELKKVATKFYSDHKLDTTNLNKI, translated from the coding sequence TTGCGTATTTCACTCTTTTTTCTTCTCTTAGTTAACCTTTCTTTCAGCCAAAAAGTAAATTTTGAAACAACTGTTGATGATGCTTTTCATAAAGCCAAAAAAGAAAATAAATTGGTTTTTATTGAATATTACAATGAAGAATGTACCATTTGCAAAAGCATAGAGCCATTGTTTTCCAACAAAGAAATGGCTGATTTTTACAACAAAAATTTCATCAATTATAAAATCAACACCAAAGGCGGATTGCAAGGAAAAGACAGTCTTTTTATGGCTGAAACAAAAATAAAATTTCAAGGCGTTCCGTATTTTATGTTTTTTGATCAAAACAAAAATTTCATTCACTATTCCGGAGCCAAAAGCGATGTAAACTATCTGTTAAACATTGGTAAAACGGCACTTAATCCCGAAGAGCGAACCGGAAGTCTCAAAGCAAAATATGATGCCGGAGACCGAACCATCAAAACGCTGTATGCTTATGCTGATGTTGCTCTGCTGTATCAGGATGATGAACTGGGCAATTTGATTTTAAACGAATTATTCGAAATTTATCCCAAACAAAATCTAGGCACACGACAGAGTTATTTGATTCTAAAAAATTCTGTTTTCTCAATTGATAATGGATTTTTCATCTATTGGTATCAAAATCGATCCAACCTAAAAGACTTTGAAAAAGGTTCAAAAAGTGGTGAAGAAATTAAAGTGTTAGAGCGAATTGTATTGGAATCCATTCAAAAACAAAAAGCAAATTGGGATTTAAATCAAATCAAAAAAGCAAAAGAATATACCGTCGGATTAGGATTATCTAAAAGTGGAAATGATTTTTTATGGGAAGAAGAAGCTCAATTGCTCATCAAAAATAATCAACATTCCGAAGCTGTTTTGTTGATGCAATCGCTGTTAGAAGAAAGTAAAAACAACCTTTTTTCCACTTTATACATGACTGAAATTTTCATCAATTTCACACAAGATAAAACGACTTTACAAACCATTTTATCCGAATTGGAAAAACTAACTAAGCAAGAAATGGACGTTGAACAAAAGGCCGACTTATACTATCAACAATTGCTTTGCTTAAAAAAATTGAAAGAAGACAAAAGGTTTGCCGAATTAAAAAAAGTAGCTACAAAATTTTATTCAGATCATAAATTAGACACTACCAATCTAAACAAAATATAA
- the dnaJ gene encoding molecular chaperone DnaJ: protein MKKDYYEILGISKSASAEEIKKAYRKKAIEYHPDKNPGNKDAEENFKKAAEAYEVLSDPNKKAKYDQYGHAAFDGNGGFGGGGGMNMDDIFSQFGDIFGGGFGGFSGFGGGGGQRRMKGSNLRIKVKLTLEEIANGVEKKVKVKRKIQAPGVSYKTCGTCNGSGQVLRVTNTILGRMQTATTCPTCGGAGQSISSKPADADSQGMILEDETVSIKIPAGVVNDMQLKVSGKGNDAPGNGIPGDLIVAIEEIEHEFLKREGENLHYDLYISVAEAALGVSKEIEAVGGKVRIKLEEGIQSGKILRLKGKGIPSINSYGNGDLLVHINVWTPKTLNKEQRQFFEKMLTDENFIPHPEKTDKSFFEKVKDMFS from the coding sequence ATGAAAAAAGATTATTACGAAATATTAGGCATCTCCAAAAGTGCTTCTGCAGAGGAAATTAAGAAAGCCTATCGCAAGAAAGCAATCGAGTATCATCCTGACAAAAACCCCGGAAACAAAGATGCTGAAGAAAATTTCAAGAAAGCTGCTGAAGCGTATGAAGTGTTGAGCGATCCAAACAAAAAAGCGAAATATGATCAATATGGTCACGCTGCTTTTGATGGAAATGGCGGATTTGGCGGCGGTGGCGGAATGAATATGGATGACATCTTCAGTCAGTTTGGTGATATTTTTGGTGGTGGTTTTGGCGGTTTCAGCGGATTTGGCGGTGGCGGAGGTCAGCGACGAATGAAAGGAAGTAATTTGCGAATTAAGGTAAAACTTACTTTAGAGGAAATTGCCAACGGCGTTGAAAAGAAAGTCAAAGTAAAACGTAAAATCCAAGCTCCGGGTGTCTCTTATAAAACGTGCGGAACGTGTAATGGTTCCGGTCAAGTTTTGCGAGTAACTAATACAATTTTGGGTAGAATGCAAACCGCTACTACGTGTCCAACGTGTGGTGGAGCGGGTCAATCGATCAGTTCGAAACCGGCGGATGCAGACTCGCAAGGAATGATTTTGGAAGACGAAACGGTATCAATTAAAATTCCTGCAGGAGTTGTGAATGATATGCAATTAAAAGTTTCCGGAAAAGGAAATGATGCTCCGGGCAACGGAATTCCAGGCGATTTGATTGTTGCCATTGAAGAAATTGAACACGAATTTTTGAAACGTGAAGGCGAAAATCTTCATTACGATTTATACATCAGTGTGGCTGAAGCTGCTTTAGGAGTTTCTAAAGAGATTGAAGCCGTAGGCGGAAAAGTGCGAATTAAACTGGAAGAAGGAATTCAGTCCGGGAAGATTCTGCGATTAAAAGGAAAAGGTATTCCGAGTATTAATTCGTATGGAAATGGCGATTTGTTGGTGCATATAAATGTTTGGACACCAAAGACTTTGAACAAAGAGCAACGCCAGTTTTTTGAGAAAATGCTCACGGATGAGAATTTCATTCCGCACCCTGAAAAAACAGACAAATCTTTTTTTGAAAAAGTTAAGGATATGTTTTCATAA